In Oryctolagus cuniculus chromosome X, mOryCun1.1, whole genome shotgun sequence, a single window of DNA contains:
- the BTK gene encoding tyrosine-protein kinase BTK, translated as MAAVILESIFLKRSQQKKKTSPLNFKKRLFLLTVQKLSYYEYDFERGRRGSKKGSIDVEKITCVETVVPEKNPPPERQILRRGEESSETEQISIIERFPYPFQVVYDEGPLYVFSPTEELRKRWIHQLKNVIRYNSDLVQKYHPCFWIDGQYLCCSQTAKNAMGCQILENRNGSLKPGSSHRKTKKPLPPTPEEDQILKKPLPPEPTAAPVSTSELKKVVALYDYMPMNANDLQLRKGDEYFILEESNLPWWRARDKNGQEGYIPSNYVTEAEDSIEMYEWYSKHMTRSQAEQLLKQEGKEGGFIVRDSSKAGKYTVSVFAKSTGDPQGVIRHYVVCSTPQSQYYLAEKHLFSTIPELINYHQHNSAGLISRLKYPVSQQNKNAPSTAGLGYGSWEIDPKDLTFLKELGTGQFGVVKYGKWRGRYDVAIKMIREGSMSEDEFIEEAKVMMNLSHEKLVQLYGVCTKQRPIFIITEYMANGCLLNYLREMRHRFQTQQLLEMCKDVCEAMEYLESKQFLHRDLAARNCLVNDQGVVKVSDFGLSRYVLDDEYTSSVGSKFPVRWSPPEVLMYSKFSSKSDIWAFGVLMWEIYSLGKMPYERFTNSETAEHIAQGLRLYRPHLASERVYTIMYSCWHEKADERPTFKILLSNILDVMDEES; from the exons ATGGCTGCAGTGATACTGGAGAGCATCTTTCTGAAGCGTTCccagcagaaaaagaaaacatcaccCTTAAACTTCAAGAAGCGCCTCTTTCTCTTGACTGTGCAGAAACTTTCCTACTATGAGTATGACTTTGAACGTGGG aGAAGAGGCAGTAAGAAGGGTTCAATAGATGTTGAGAAGATCACCTGTGTTGAAACAGTGGTGCCTGAAAAAAACCCTCCCCCTGAAAGACAGATTCTG AGAAGGGGTGAAGAGTCCAGTGAAACGGAACAGATTTCCATCATTGAAAGGTTCCCTTATCCCTTCCAG GTTGTGTATGATGAAGGGCCTCTTTATGTCTTCTCCCCAACTGAAGAACTGAGGAAACGTTGGATTCACCAGCTCAAAAATG TAATCCGGTACAACAGTGATCTGGTTCAGAAATACCACCCTTGCTTCTGGATCGATGGGCAGTATCTCTGCTGCTCTCAGACAGCCAAAAATGCTATGGGCTGCCAAATTTTGGAGAACAGGAATGGAA GCTTAAAACCAGGGAGttctcacagaaagacaaaaaagcCTCTTCCTCCAACTCCTGAGGAGGACCAG ATCTTGAAAAAGCCACTGCCCCCTGAGCCAACAGCAGCACCAGTCAGCACAAGTGAGCTGAAAAAGGTGGTAGCCCTTTATGATTACATGCCGATGAATGCCAATGACCTACAACTGCGCAAGGGTGATGAGTATTTTATCTTGGAGGAGAGCAACTTACCATGGTGGCGAGCACGGGATAAAAACGG GCAGGAAGGCTACATTCCTAGTAACTATGTCACCGAAGCAGAAGACTCCATAGAAATGTATGA GTGGTATTCCAAACACATGACTCGGAGTCAAGCTGAGCAACTGCTCAAGCAAGAG gggaaagaaggaggttTTATTGTCAGAGACTCCAGCAAAGCTGGAAAATACACCGTGTCTGTGTTTGCTAAATCTACAGG GGACCCGCAAGGAGTGATACGCCATTATGTTGTGTGCTCCACGCCTCAGAGCCAGTATTACCTGGCTGAGAAGCACCTTTTCAGCACCATCCCCGAGCTCATTAACTATCATCAGCATAACTCTGCAG GACTCATATCCAGGCTCAAATATCCAGTGTCTCAACAAAACAAGAACGCACCTtccactgcaggcctgggctacG GATCTTGGGAAATCGATCCAAAGGACCTGACCTTCTTGAAGGAGCTGGGGACTGGACAATTTGGGGTAGTGAAGTATGGAAAGTGGAGAGGCCGATATGACGTGGCCATCAAGATGATCAGAGAAGGCTCTATGTCTGAGGATGAGTTCATTGAAGAAGCCAAAGTTATGAT GAACCTTTCCCATGAGAAGCTGGTGCAGTTGTATGGCGTGTGCACCAAGCAGCGCCCCATCTTCATCATCACTGAGTACATGGCCAATGGCTGCCTCCTGAACTACCTGAGAGAGATGCGCCATCGCTTCCAGACTCAGCAGCTGTTGGAGATGTGCAAGGATGTCTGCGAAGCCATGGAATACCTGGAGTCAAAGCAGTTCCTTCACCGAGACCTG GCAGCTCGAAACTGTTTAGTAAACGATCAAGGAGTGGTGAAAGTGTCTGACTTCGGCCTGTCCAG GTACGTCCTGGATGATGAATACACAAGCTCAGTAGGCTCTAAGTTTCCAGTCCGGTGGTCTCCACCAGAAGTCCTCATGTATAGCAAGTTCAGCAGCAAATCTGACATTTGGGCTTTTG GGGTTTTGATGTGGGAAATCTACTCCCTGGGGAAGATGCCCTATGAAAGATTTACTAACAGTGAGACCGCTGAACACATCGCCCAAGGCCTGCGTCTCTACAGGCCTCACCTGGCTTCAGAGAGGGTGTACACCATTATGTACAGCTGCTGGCATGAG aaAGCAGATGAACGTCCCACTTTCAAAATTCTCCTGAGCAACATTCTAGACGTCATGGATGAAGAATCCTGA